The Patescibacteria group bacterium nucleotide sequence TAAGCTAAAATTGTGATATAGTATTTGTCATAATCTTCGTCAAATGAACATTCAAGAGGCATTAACGCACTTTGGACTCAATGAAAAGGAGGCTGGGGTATACCTTGCTGCTCTTGCTTTAGGGAGGGCGAAAGGTCAGGAAGTTGCAAGAAATGCTGGGTTACCACGTTCCACCACGTACAGCATTCTGGATACGCTGGTGCAGAAGAAGCTCATTCTTACCCTGGACGACCGCAAAGTGCGTGAGTATGCAGCAGAAGACCCTGACAAGTTGGTGGAACAAAGCGAAGCAGCCTACCGCACCATGAAAGCCGCGCAACCGGATTTGGCGGCGCTGTTCCGGGGGGCGAAGAACCGGCCGCGGGTGCGGTACTACGACGGGTTGCAGGCAATTAAGGGTATGTACGAGGGGATTTTGCTCCAGCGGAAGAAGGGGCTGAAAGACTACCAAGTCATTGCTTCCGAATCCGCTTTCCTTAGCCGTGATCGGGAGTGGTTTACCAATTTTGTGAAGCGCCGAGCAGCGTTTGGCATGCACTCGCGGTTAATTCTGGAAGCCAGTGAAGATACCCGGCAAAAGCAAAAAGAGGAAAAGGAGATTAATTCAGAAATCCGGATTTTGGACAACTTTTACGAACAGCGGAGCAAGGCGGGAATTTACATTTTGCTGAAGAGTGTCATTTTTGTGGAGTACACCAAAAACCCCGTGGCCGTGGAAATGGAGAGTAAAGAACTGGTTTCCATGCACCGCATGCTGTTTGAAGCCCTGTGGAAGACTTTGCCCGCAGCTTCGCAGCCTGCGCTGCAGTCCACGTAAGGTACTTTTTCAGAGTATAGACACTCGTTCACTTCAAGCCGTAGGCGTATACTTCACAATATGAAAAAGCTACTCTGTGTCGTTGACTACCAAAATGACTTTGTCAGCCCTGACGGGAAGGTAGCCAAGCAGCTGGGCAATGACAAGCTACTGAAAGCGCAGGCACTACTGCCAAAAATTCAGCAGCTGCTTGATGCCTGGCACAAGCGTTCAGATCCTGTGCTTTTTCTGCAGTCAGACTACAGCCTGAAAAATTACAAAGCGTCTTTTCAGGAGGGGAGGAAGAATAGTGCGTACAGCAATGCAGCAATCGTTGGCACCTGGGGGCATGCACTTTTCGGGCTGCAACCGGCTGCTTCTGATGCACGCTTGGTCAAACTGTATTTCGATGGTTTCTACCAATCTGCTTTGGAAGACACGCTTGTGAAGCAAGAAATTACCGACGTGTATTTTTGTGGCATTAATACCGATGTTTGCGTGTTCCACACGGCAATTGGTGCAATCGTCCGCGGCTATCGTTCCTACGTCATTGAGGATGCAACCGAGACCGTTTCAAGCGCTGAGCAGAAAGCCATATTCTTGCAATACTTGAAGAACTATGTCGGCGTGCAGATCGTACCCTTACGTGATGTACTTCTATGACTGAAAATTTCCAAGAACTGTACAACCCAGAAAACGCACCAGAGTGGAATGAAGAGAAGACCATGGAGCATGCTTCCGGGATCTGGGGCAGGGATCCAATGCTTCAATACCTCCGAGATGAAGTGATTAAGCCCGGAGATAAAGTCCTGGATATTGGCTCTGGCGCAGGGTACCCATCTGCCCGAATGGCAGAGATGGTAGGAAAAGATGGAACCGTGGTTGGCCTGGAGTACAGCAAATCTATGCTGGGCATTGCTGATGATGAAAAAGGTGAACCAGCGAGTAAGAAGTATGAGGCACTGAAGCAGCTGATGTTCATCAATGGTGATGCCACAAACATGCCCATACAAGAAAAATCTTTTGACGTTGCCACGTCTTTTATGGTGCTGCACAATTTGGAGCTTCCACAAGTGCAGAAAGTACTTCAGGAAACTGCCCGGGTTCTCAAACCTGGCGGCAAGGCAGTGTTTCTTACCATGCATCCGGATATGCTGGAGTCAGATTGGAAATTAGACTTCATGGAATATCCTGACGATGCTATTGCCGCCTACAAGGCACTGGAAGAAAAGGAGGGATTCCGATTAAGCGGGAAAGTGAAAAATGCTGGTGGGGGTGAAAAGCAGATTGGCTTGGTGGTACATACCCGGGAAAATATGCAGCAGGCCATTGCACAAGCCGGGTTAGAGCTTGCACATGAAGAAGGATATTTTATTGATGCCGACACAGCAGCCGAAAAGTTTGGTGAAAATGCATCGCGGGTAATGCCAACCACGCCAACTTTTTGGAAATTGGAATTGGTGAAGCCGGAAAGCACTGAAGCAAGCTAATAATATGGGTGGAGTGTGGGCGGCCCTTGACGCATACGCATTGGTAGGGTACAGTAGCTAACTTTATGACCGACCACACTGCCAGCTACCGCGCAATTCACCGCGCCATTACCGAAGCCAAAGAGGTGCTCCTCATTGCCCACCAGAAACCGGACGGGGATACCCTGGGCGCGAATTTGGCCATGGCTAACTGGTTGCGGGATCAAGGCAAGCATTTCCATATTTTTTGCGCGCATCCGGTGCCGTCACACTACCAGTTCTTGCCCTTGTGGGAGCATGTGAAGAGCACCGAAGAGGAAATTGCCCACATCCCATTCAACGTTGTGGTGGCCCTGGACTCTTCCAGCCTGGATTATGCCGGCGCGACTTCTTTAGTTGCAAAACTAAAAGGGAGTCCGACGATTATCAACATTGACCACCACGGTACCAACCCGCACTTTGGGGATATGAATATTGTGGAACCCACTGCGTCGTCCTGTTCTGAATTGGTGTATAAATTTTTGGATCACCATCGCATTCACATTAGCCAAGAAATTGCTACCTGCTTGCTCACCGGCATTCTCACAGACACGGGTGGTTTCAGCAATCTGGGCACCACCACTGATGCGGTGGAAATTGCTGGTACCCTCATGCGGCGTGGCGCTAAGTTCCGCACAATTACAGAAAACACTGTGCGGAATAAGTCCGTGAACACCCTGAAGCTCTGGGGCATTGCCTTGGACCGGCTGACACAGCATGCGGATGGGCTGGTGAGTACAGTCATCACCCAGGCTGATTTGGATGCGTGTGGTGCAGTGGAAGAAGATATGGAAGGTGTAGCAAATTTTCTCAACGCCCTGCAAGACGCCAGAATGGTGATGGTGCTGAAAGAGCGTGAGGGTGTGGTGAAAGGGAGTTTACGTACGACGCAGGCTGATGTGGACGTGGCCGAGTATGCCAAGAAGCACTTTGGCGGTGGTGGTCACAAAAAAGCCGCGGGCTTTGCCGTGCCGGGTCATCTGGTACAAACGCCGGATGGCTGGCGAGTGCAACCAAATACGTAAGAGACAGCGGAGCGGAAGAATGTACACCCCAGGAATTCTTGGTGATGTTTGGGTTGCATTTGACACCGTCAGGCTGACTGGAACATACTGGCGTTACAAAAAAACATGGTAGGAGGTAAAACCCATGTACCCTGCTCACAACTACTATTGGACCTGCAGCTGTGGCGCGAACCCAATATCAGATCATGCTGATGAGAGAACTGGTGTCCCTCTTGGTCAGGCTCCCACTTGTCCCAACTGCGGGAAACCCATGCAAGGTAGTCCGATGAAACTGGATGGCCCTTTCCCTGAAGATCCAAAACCGCTCTACTAAACTATACAGGAGTACCAACAGGGCACTCCTTTTTCCTTGCACGGGCGTGGCCTGGTATGGAATACTTTATCCATGGAACGCGAACCAGGAAAGCAAGAGCGGGAGGTACACTATCGTGATATAAGCGAGGAATTTTTGAGTATTCCAGGGTATGATTTTCCAGAATTTCTTCGTACGCTAGACCATGAGCCAGCGCTGGAAATAAAAGTTGATTGGAAAGACAAGTACATGGCACGGCGGTTAAAGGCTTTTCTCGAAGATTTTCATGCGCTGGATATCAAACAAAAGCGTCGTGCTACTATACGCGCAACAGAAGCACAGTGGATGGAGGAGCTGAATGTCTTTGCCTCAGGAGTGAAGTGGGAAAAGGTATAAAAAAAGGACACCTTGGGGTGTCCTGTGGATGCGGGCTATTTTTTTGGCGCCTCTGGTTCGGAAGAGGCAGCACGGATTGCTTCCCAATCCAGAATTTCTTGCTGGATGAGTCGGCATGGGGGCTGCTGTGCACCAAGCCGTGTCTTCCGAATGAGCGCTGGCGGGAGCGGACGAACCTTTCCGTTTTTCGCTACATCGTTCATGTAGCTCAGATGCTGTTTGGGATGGCCTTGTTCCGTTTGGTCTGTTCCATCTTTTGTTTCTGGCACTTCTCCTCCTGGAGTTATCTGGTTTGGGGATCTCCCTGGAAACGCTCAAGGAAATTCCGAGGGTCAATTTCATGCTGCAGCACTGCAGGCAGTTCTTCGTGAGGCACGTCTTTGTGCCGCTCGGCCAATATTCCCGCCTGGATTGCGCACGCAACATGTTCATCCCGTTCCAGGGAAATGCCAAAGGTAAACATGGCCTGCAGGATAGTTGGAGCAATCAGCTCTGGCTCACCATTTGCTTTTTTCGCAGCAAAGGCAAGTTTCTTTACAAAGGGCATTTTTCCTCCTACGAAAACGTTTTGCTATGAGCTTCTAGTGTACTAAAAAAATGGTAGAGCTAAAAGTAGCCCTTTTAATCCGCTTCGCCAAGGGTTTTGTGAGGGTTTGTGGTAGAGCAAGGGTTTGGATGCTCGTTAGGACGTTGGGTTGGGAAGGAGGGTGATACATTTTCGAAAAACACACCCAACCTTCCAACTCCACCTGGCGCTTCAACAAAACCTCTTTCCCTCTCCCTTGTTCCCTCTCCCTCAAAGGGCGAGGGAGACGTTCTGCAATCTTGTGTACCGTATTCCTATCCCTCTCCATCTTCATTCGTATCCCTTTTCGTAATTCGTAACCGGGTTGACTTTTCCCCCAAACCGCAGTATACCTTCAAGACGTAGATCGTGCTTCTGCCTTCTCTTCCCCTCAACCAACCCCTCCATCCATACTCGCTTCCACACCCAAACCCTTTACCCCTCCAACCATGTACCTAGTCCCAACCGTCATTGAAAAATCCAACTTTGGTGAGCGTGCATACGACATCTACTCTCGCCTGCTCAAAGACCGTATCATCTTCCTAGGTGATGCCATTGACGATGGCGTTGCCAACACAGTCATTGCGCAGTTACTGCTCTTGGAAAACCAAGACCGAGACAAGGATATTAAAATTTACCTGAACACCCCCGGCGGTTCGGTCACGGCTGGCATGGCGATTTATGACACCATGCAGTACGTGAAACCGGACGTGAGCACCATTTGCGTGGGGATGGCTGCCAGCATGGGGGCGGTGCTCCTGGCCGGTGGCGCGAAGGGAAAGCGCTTCACTTTACCGAATGCAGAAATCCTCATTCACCAAGTTATGGGTGGGACGGAAGGTCAGGCCTCAGATATTAAAATCCGCGCGGAGCATATCTTGAAGATTAAAGACCGGCTGAACCAAATTTTGGCCAAGCACACTGGCCAGTCCGTTAAGAAAATTGAGGAAGATTCAGACCGGGATAAGTACATGTCTGCTGAGGATGCCAAAAAGTACGGCATCGTGGACAAAATAATTTCCAAGGCAAGTTGATGCGACGCATACATTCCACGCTGCTCTTCCTGGGAGGAGCGCTTGGCATTCTTTTGTCGTGCCTCATTTTTGCCGCGCCGGCCCAAGCTGCAGTTTCCGTTGAAGTCATTTCGGCCACGCAGCCAGACCCAAAGTACGCAAACACCCCTGCCAAAGATTTTGTCTCGGATGCGCCGTGGGTCCACCGGCTAGGTGCCAATGCTGACATTCCTGTCATCACCTTCATTAAAGATGCGCAATCAGACAGCGCGCTGCTGGATTACATTAGCTACACGCGGACCGATACGAACACCGAAATTATTCGGTACGACCCCAACCCAGATCTGGTTGTGAATGCATCATTCTGGGGGATTCGCGTACGCGAACTGACGCCTACCGAGGTTGGTCTAACGCCTGGCCAGACCTTGCCGCTGCGGGTGGACATTCGCTTCCGCGATCAACTCATCTGGCATACCTACAGCCAGCACTTGCAGGTGAAGATTGCTAGTCCCTGGCCATCGCTGCCTGGTTGGTACCGGGGCGATACACATTTCCACAGCGAGTTTACGGATAACGCCTTTGAGTATGGCGGAAATTTTGATTTCAATGTGGAAGCGTCGCAGGCAATTGGCATGCAGTGGACCACGCTCACGGAGCATTCCTACGATGTGACCGCCACCGAATGGGATCAGCTCGTTGCACGCAGCCTGGCAGCGTCCAATGCAACGTTCCGCCTCATTCCCGGCTTGGAATTTTCCGTAGATACGAATGAGACGAACGAATCGGTGGATGATCGTATTCATGTTTTGGGTTTAGGGTTGAACAAGTGGATCGCGGGGCCGGATATAGTACCAAGCTTCAACGTCACGGCAAACCAACCCCGCACGCTGTCCGCCGTCCTAACGGATATTACCGACGCGAACGGCGTGGCGTATGCCTCACATCCGGAGAGCGATTCGTTGCCCATCGACGTCTTTGGCTTCTTACCACCGTGGTCAAACGCGAATTACACCACCGCGCTCAGCTTCCCGGTTTTTGTGGGTCTGGAGATTTTCAACGAGCGGCCAACCTCCGTCACGAATAGTAATGTGACCACAGACAACATGAGCCCGTTTCCTTGGACGGCAAATACCAACTGGGACGCGGAATGGCAGCGCGGCATTGTTCGGTACAATGCTTTGGTCCGCGCAAATATTTTTCGCAACATTTCTCTGCTGGGCGGTTCGGACGCGCATGGTGATGCAAATTACAAAGTCTTCAACGCAAATGGCGCCTTTGACGTGGCGGCGAATGAGACGGCTTCCGGAAAAGTGCACACGGTTGTTCCATTGCCTGGTGGTCTGACGCAAACCGGGATTATGGACGCCTTACGCAATGGTCGAGGCATCGTTTCTGATGGTCCGCTGGTTATACCCGAAATTCGTCTTGGGAGTACAACACTCGCGCAGGTGGGGGATCGAATTACTTTTCAGCCAACCGCAAATGTACACGTACGCTCGCTTTCCAGCGTAGAGTTTGGGAACCTCAGCACCCTTACCCTACACGTCCTTTCCCCTGGTACGGAGGCGCATCAGGTTGTACCGCTCACCGGCCTGGATCAAACGTTCACGCGGACACTCGCCGATCTTAACGTTGCTCCACCTTTTGCCGTGTGGGTAGAGGCACGTACGACCCTTGGTCATCGAAGTTTTAGTAATCCCATTTGGCTCAATGGCCCAATGCTCTGTGGTGATGCAGATGGAGATGGCAAAATTTCTATTGGAGACGCGGTGAATATTATTAACTATATCTTCGCCAATGGCACCACCCCGGTTTCCGGTGACCCAAATAACGATGGCCAAACGGATATTGGCGATGCGGTGTACCTCATTAATTACATTTTTGGAGGGGGTCCCGCCCCTACCTGCAGTCAGCAAAAGCGAAAGTAACCAAGAAAGTCTTCAGTTCAGGCCATCCTTGTGCAATGCGTGATAATGTGGGGCGATGATGCATTCTCCAAGCGACCTTTGCGTCCCAAAAACCTCTGTGCTAAGGTAGGAAAGCTCAGTTCCTGCACGCATTTCGTGCACGCAGAGCACTCTATGACCAACCTTACCTCCATACTTCTATGTCCTTCGACAACTTCAGCACCTGGTTTTGGGTACTCCTTTTACCAATTGGCACCTTCGGCGGCATGCTCGTGGGTTACTTCGCTCGTAAAGTTTGGGCTTCCAAGCAAGTAGAAACCGCAGAAGCCCGCTTGCAGAAAGCGGAAGAAGAAGCACGACAGCAAGAAAAAGAAATTCTCTTCAAGGCCAAGGAAAAAGGCATGAAGATTATTGAAGATGCAAAACGGGACGAAGACCAACGTCGCCGGGAGATTCAGGCACAGCAGCAGCGTTTAGAAACGCGTGAGAGCACGTTCGATCAAAAGTTAATGCAAATCGAGAAGAGCCAGAAGCAATTGGTAGAAAAGGAAAACCGTTTGGAAAACGTGCATAAAGAACTTTCGACCATTCGTGAGCAGCAGGTGGCGAAGTTAGAGAAAATTGCCGCCCTGAGTAAAGACGAGGCGAAGCGGGTGTTGCTGGATGCCACGGAGCGGGATATGAAGGATGAATTAGCTGACCGTTTGAAGAAGCACCAAGAGCAAGCCGCCGAAGCCATTGACCAGCAAGCGAAAAATCTCATTAGCCTGGCAATTCAGCGCGTGGCTTCACCCCACACCGCGGAAACCACTACTACGCTGGTGGCTTTGCCCAACGAGGAAATGAAAGGCCGCATCATTGGCAAGGAAGGTCGCAATATTAAATCCCTGGAACTGCAGACTGGCGTAGAAATTCTGGTGGATGAATCTCCCGACTCGGTTGTGGTATCTGGCTTCTCGCCCACCCGTCGCCAAGTGGCCAAACGTGCGTTGGAAAAACTCATGTCCGATGGCCGCATTCACCCCGGACGCATTGAAGAGGCTGTTGCGCAAGCCAAGAAAGATATTTCCCAAGAAATGAAGAAGGCGGGTGAAGAAGCGGCATACGAAGTAGGGGTTGCAGGTTTGGACCCCAAACTCTTGCAGCTGGTTGGTCGCTTGAAGTACCGCACCAGCTACGGCCAGAATGTACTCCGCCACTCGGTGGAAGTCGCCATTGTGGCTGGGCTGCTGGCCGAAGAGCTGAATGCCAACGTGAGCGTGTGTAAGAAAGGTGGTTTGCTTCACGACATTGGCAAAGCATTGGATCATGACATCCAAGGGACGCATCCGGAAATTGGCTACGACATTCTGCGCCGGAAGTTCCGCATGCCAGAGGAAGTTGCCTACCAGTGCATTTCCCATCATGAGGACAGTCCCAAGACACTGGAAGGTGCAATTGTGAAAGCTGCGGATGCAATTTCCGGTTCACGCCCAGGCGCGCGCAAAGACAGCATTGAGCAGTACATCCAGCGCCTGGAAGATTTGGAACGTTTGGCCGGCGGGTTTGAAGGGGTGGACAAGGCGTACGCCATTCAAGCAGGCCGAGAAATTCGGGTGTTCGTCACCCCAGAGAAGTTGGACGACTTTGGCGCCATCAAGCTTGCCCGGGAAATTGCCAACGGCATTGAAAAAGAGCTGCAGTACCCGGGAGAAATTAAGGTGACGGTAATCCGCGAGCGACGCGTTATCGAGTACGCCAGGTAATTACCCGAAGCAAAAGAAAACCAGCGGTTTTACTACCGCTGGTATTTTTGCATTTATGGGATTATGGAGTTCTAGCCCCGACCAGGCAACCATATGGCCCGCACGGCCCAGCACTGTTGCAGGACACGCAAATCACACATATCGATGGTTATTGAGCATCGACCGCCATCTTTCCGAACATCAGTAGCAACAGTTGCAATAACGGAATCAATTGCTGTTAATGTCGCAATATTTTGGTTAATCGGATCGATCCAAACGTTTGTTCGCCAAGAGGTAGGTCCATTTCCGTTACCAACTCTGAATGGCATGTGGTAAGCAGAATAAAGTCTGCTTGCTTCACTTTCTGCCTGATCCATACTATCCACCTCGCAGGCTAGATGGTATAGCTGGTCAAGTGGCGGGGAAAGTTTACTAGACAGGGTGGATGGGGGCGAACTCGTACATGATGCTAGTAACCAACCAAAAAGTAGGACAATGAACATTTTCGCTTTCAACACTTTTTACTCCTTTCCTTGTGTGAACAGCTTACGGGCAGGAGCATTTGGGTGTCAAGCTTATGCAGGAATTGCCTACGCCCACGAAGTACGGTATGGTTTGTGCATGCGCATTCTTTTTTTAGGCGATGTTGTGGGTAAACCTGGTCGGGCTATCGTGTCCAAGCTGTTGCCACAGCTCAAAAAGGAGTTTTCCCCGGACGTGATTCTGGCTAATGTGGAAAATCTGGCGCATGGCAAAGGCGTGACCAAGAAAACTTGGGCCGAAGTGCA carries:
- a CDS encoding helix-turn-helix domain-containing protein; the encoded protein is MNIQEALTHFGLNEKEAGVYLAALALGRAKGQEVARNAGLPRSTTYSILDTLVQKKLILTLDDRKVREYAAEDPDKLVEQSEAAYRTMKAAQPDLAALFRGAKNRPRVRYYDGLQAIKGMYEGILLQRKKGLKDYQVIASESAFLSRDREWFTNFVKRRAAFGMHSRLILEASEDTRQKQKEEKEINSEIRILDNFYEQRSKAGIYILLKSVIFVEYTKNPVAVEMESKELVSMHRMLFEALWKTLPAASQPALQST
- a CDS encoding isochorismatase family cysteine hydrolase, which encodes MKKLLCVVDYQNDFVSPDGKVAKQLGNDKLLKAQALLPKIQQLLDAWHKRSDPVLFLQSDYSLKNYKASFQEGRKNSAYSNAAIVGTWGHALFGLQPAASDARLVKLYFDGFYQSALEDTLVKQEITDVYFCGINTDVCVFHTAIGAIVRGYRSYVIEDATETVSSAEQKAIFLQYLKNYVGVQIVPLRDVLL
- a CDS encoding class I SAM-dependent methyltransferase, giving the protein MTENFQELYNPENAPEWNEEKTMEHASGIWGRDPMLQYLRDEVIKPGDKVLDIGSGAGYPSARMAEMVGKDGTVVGLEYSKSMLGIADDEKGEPASKKYEALKQLMFINGDATNMPIQEKSFDVATSFMVLHNLELPQVQKVLQETARVLKPGGKAVFLTMHPDMLESDWKLDFMEYPDDAIAAYKALEEKEGFRLSGKVKNAGGGEKQIGLVVHTRENMQQAIAQAGLELAHEEGYFIDADTAAEKFGENASRVMPTTPTFWKLELVKPESTEAS
- a CDS encoding DHH family phosphoesterase, giving the protein MTDHTASYRAIHRAITEAKEVLLIAHQKPDGDTLGANLAMANWLRDQGKHFHIFCAHPVPSHYQFLPLWEHVKSTEEEIAHIPFNVVVALDSSSLDYAGATSLVAKLKGSPTIINIDHHGTNPHFGDMNIVEPTASSCSELVYKFLDHHRIHISQEIATCLLTGILTDTGGFSNLGTTTDAVEIAGTLMRRGAKFRTITENTVRNKSVNTLKLWGIALDRLTQHADGLVSTVITQADLDACGAVEEDMEGVANFLNALQDARMVMVLKEREGVVKGSLRTTQADVDVAEYAKKHFGGGGHKKAAGFAVPGHLVQTPDGWRVQPNT
- the clpP gene encoding ATP-dependent Clp endopeptidase proteolytic subunit ClpP, which codes for MYLVPTVIEKSNFGERAYDIYSRLLKDRIIFLGDAIDDGVANTVIAQLLLLENQDRDKDIKIYLNTPGGSVTAGMAIYDTMQYVKPDVSTICVGMAASMGAVLLAGGAKGKRFTLPNAEILIHQVMGGTEGQASDIKIRAEHILKIKDRLNQILAKHTGQSVKKIEEDSDRDKYMSAEDAKKYGIVDKIISKAS
- a CDS encoding dockerin type I domain-containing protein, which translates into the protein MRRIHSTLLFLGGALGILLSCLIFAAPAQAAVSVEVISATQPDPKYANTPAKDFVSDAPWVHRLGANADIPVITFIKDAQSDSALLDYISYTRTDTNTEIIRYDPNPDLVVNASFWGIRVRELTPTEVGLTPGQTLPLRVDIRFRDQLIWHTYSQHLQVKIASPWPSLPGWYRGDTHFHSEFTDNAFEYGGNFDFNVEASQAIGMQWTTLTEHSYDVTATEWDQLVARSLAASNATFRLIPGLEFSVDTNETNESVDDRIHVLGLGLNKWIAGPDIVPSFNVTANQPRTLSAVLTDITDANGVAYASHPESDSLPIDVFGFLPPWSNANYTTALSFPVFVGLEIFNERPTSVTNSNVTTDNMSPFPWTANTNWDAEWQRGIVRYNALVRANIFRNISLLGGSDAHGDANYKVFNANGAFDVAANETASGKVHTVVPLPGGLTQTGIMDALRNGRGIVSDGPLVIPEIRLGSTTLAQVGDRITFQPTANVHVRSLSSVEFGNLSTLTLHVLSPGTEAHQVVPLTGLDQTFTRTLADLNVAPPFAVWVEARTTLGHRSFSNPIWLNGPMLCGDADGDGKISIGDAVNIINYIFANGTTPVSGDPNNDGQTDIGDAVYLINYIFGGGPAPTCSQQKRK
- the rny gene encoding ribonuclease Y, producing the protein MSFDNFSTWFWVLLLPIGTFGGMLVGYFARKVWASKQVETAEARLQKAEEEARQQEKEILFKAKEKGMKIIEDAKRDEDQRRREIQAQQQRLETRESTFDQKLMQIEKSQKQLVEKENRLENVHKELSTIREQQVAKLEKIAALSKDEAKRVLLDATERDMKDELADRLKKHQEQAAEAIDQQAKNLISLAIQRVASPHTAETTTTLVALPNEEMKGRIIGKEGRNIKSLELQTGVEILVDESPDSVVVSGFSPTRRQVAKRALEKLMSDGRIHPGRIEEAVAQAKKDISQEMKKAGEEAAYEVGVAGLDPKLLQLVGRLKYRTSYGQNVLRHSVEVAIVAGLLAEELNANVSVCKKGGLLHDIGKALDHDIQGTHPEIGYDILRRKFRMPEEVAYQCISHHEDSPKTLEGAIVKAADAISGSRPGARKDSIEQYIQRLEDLERLAGGFEGVDKAYAIQAGREIRVFVTPEKLDDFGAIKLAREIANGIEKELQYPGEIKVTVIRERRVIEYAR